Proteins from one Ricinus communis isolate WT05 ecotype wild-type chromosome 9, ASM1957865v1, whole genome shotgun sequence genomic window:
- the LOC8282135 gene encoding ubiquitin-conjugating enzyme E2 36: MANSNLPRRIIKETQRLLSEPAPGISASPSEDNMRYFNVMILGPTQSPYEGGVFKLELFLPEEYPMAAPKVRFLTKIYHPNIDKLGRICLDILKDKWSPALQIRTVLLSIQALLSAPNPDDPLSENIAKHWKTNEAEAVETAKEWTRLYASGA, translated from the exons ATGGCAAACAGTAATCTCCCTCGAAGAATCATTAAG GAAACTCAACGACTTCTCAGTGAACCAg CTCCAGGAATAAGTGCTTCGCCCTCTGAAGATAATATGCGATATTTCAATGTGATGATTCTTGGCCCCACACAGTCTCCTTATGAAG GTGGAGTTTTCAAACTGGAACTCTTTCTTCCTGAAGAATATCCCATGGCTGCACCAAAG GTTCGGTTTCTGACCAAAATATACCATCCTAACATTGACAAG CTTGGGAGAATATGTCTTGATATTCTGAAAGACAAATGGAGTCCTGCTCTTCAGATACGAACTGTACTTCTCAG CATCCAAGCACTGCTCAGCGCCCCAAACCCCGATGACCCACTTTCTGAGAACATTGCCAAGCATTGGAAGACGAATGAGGCTGAAGCTGTGGAAACAG CCAAGGAATGGACCCGTTTATATGCAAGTGGTGCGTGA